The Longimicrobiaceae bacterium genome has a segment encoding these proteins:
- a CDS encoding ring-cleaving dioxygenase: protein MELTGIHHLTAITGNVRENHRFYTQVLGMRLVKRSVNQDDVSAYHLFYADAVGTPGTDVTFFDWPVPAERRGTRSIVRTALRVNGAAALDYWAARLAENGVQHGGVAERDGRLTLDFEDAEGQRLSLIDDGGQGDAGTSWDASPVPAGHQVRGLGPITMSVPALPSTDAVLTRALNMRRVREYPHPDHASHTVHVYEMGAGGPHAELHVAVQPDLAVARQGAGGVHHVAFRTPNEEEYHGWTRHLAELGIPTSGEIDRYYFRSLYFREPGGILFEIATDGPGFAVDEDAATLGEKVVLPPFLEPRRAAILAGLKPID from the coding sequence ATGGAGCTGACCGGTATCCACCACCTGACCGCGATCACGGGCAACGTGCGCGAGAACCACCGCTTCTACACGCAGGTGCTGGGGATGCGGCTGGTGAAGCGCAGCGTGAACCAGGACGACGTGAGCGCCTACCACCTGTTCTATGCCGACGCCGTGGGCACGCCGGGCACCGACGTGACGTTCTTCGACTGGCCCGTGCCGGCGGAGCGCCGCGGCACCCGCAGCATCGTGCGCACCGCGCTGCGCGTGAACGGCGCGGCGGCGCTGGACTACTGGGCCGCGCGCCTGGCGGAGAACGGCGTGCAGCACGGCGGCGTGGCGGAGCGCGACGGGCGTCTCACGCTGGACTTCGAAGACGCGGAAGGCCAGCGCCTCTCGCTGATCGACGACGGCGGGCAGGGCGACGCGGGGACCTCGTGGGACGCCAGCCCGGTGCCAGCCGGGCACCAGGTGCGCGGGCTGGGCCCCATCACTATGAGCGTGCCCGCGCTGCCCAGCACCGACGCCGTGCTCACCCGCGCGCTCAACATGCGGCGCGTGCGCGAGTACCCGCACCCGGACCACGCGTCCCACACCGTGCACGTGTACGAGATGGGCGCGGGCGGCCCGCACGCGGAGCTGCACGTGGCGGTGCAGCCGGACCTGGCCGTGGCGCGGCAGGGCGCGGGCGGCGTGCACCACGTGGCCTTCCGCACGCCGAACGAGGAGGAGTACCACGGCTGGACGCGGCACCTGGCCGAGCTGGGCATCCCCACGAGCGGCGAGATCGACCGGTACTACTTCCGCAGCCTGTACTTCCGCGAGCCGGGCGGCATCCTGTTCGAGATCGCCACCGACGGCCCCGGCTTCGCGGTCGACGAGGACGCCGCCACGCTCGGCGAGAAGGTCGTGCTCCCGCCGTTCCTGGAGCCGCGCCGCGCCGCCATCCTCGCCGGCCTCAAGCCGATCGACTGA
- the dcp gene encoding peptidyl-dipeptidase Dcp has product MSRSRSLLIAAGLAVTGCAHAGPRAENAETPPPAEPAPVAAAPAPAPAPGLDPANPFFAASTLPYQAPPFDRIHDADFQPALEEGMRQHLAEVEGIASQAAEPTFDNTLVALERSGRLLTRVSKVFYALTQANTNDAIQKVEAEEAPKLAGHFDAIYLNDALFRRVKSLYDRRAALGLDAEQNRLVERYYRDFVRAGAQLSEADKTRLKALNQEESGLTTEFSNKLLAATKAGAVVVDDSTQLRGLAAPEIAAAEDAANQRGMPGKWVLPLQNTTQQPALASLRNRALRQRLFEASTRRADKGDSTDTRAIVRRLAQLRAERARLLGYSSYAAFRLDDQMAKTPETAIRLMTDLAPAATAKARTEQADMQPLLSRDVPGARLAAWDRQYYSEQVRKARYDLDESQIKPYFELDRVLNDGVFFAANKLYGLTFKERKDIPVYHPDVRVFEVFDADGSSLALFYCDYYKRDNKGGGAWMDNFVDQSGLFGTKPVVFNVANFQKPAPGQPALLSYDDVTTMFHEFGHALHGMFSRVQYPTLSGTAVPRDFVEFPSQFNEHWALEPSVFANYAKHYRTGAPMPRALVQKIKAAHTFNQGYATTEYLEAALLDMAWHSLPADAPQQDVAAFESQALARFNVSLPEVPPRYRTPYFAHVWGGGYAAGYYAYLWSEVLDHDAYYWFVEHGGATRANGQRFREMVLSRGGTQDAATLYRNFRGRDPSVEPLVQERGLKDPAGGRGH; this is encoded by the coding sequence ATGAGTCGATCCCGTTCCCTGCTGATCGCCGCGGGCCTGGCCGTGACCGGCTGCGCCCACGCCGGCCCGCGCGCCGAGAACGCCGAGACCCCGCCCCCCGCGGAGCCCGCGCCCGTGGCCGCCGCTCCCGCCCCGGCGCCGGCCCCCGGCCTGGACCCCGCCAACCCGTTCTTCGCGGCCAGCACGCTGCCGTACCAGGCGCCGCCCTTCGACCGCATCCACGACGCGGACTTCCAGCCGGCGCTGGAAGAGGGCATGCGGCAGCACCTGGCCGAGGTGGAGGGCATCGCCAGCCAGGCGGCCGAGCCCACTTTCGACAACACGCTGGTGGCCCTGGAGCGCTCCGGCCGGCTGCTCACGCGCGTGAGCAAGGTGTTCTACGCGCTCACGCAGGCCAACACCAACGACGCGATCCAGAAGGTGGAGGCCGAGGAGGCGCCCAAGCTGGCGGGCCACTTCGACGCCATCTACCTGAACGACGCGCTGTTCCGCCGCGTGAAGAGCCTGTACGACCGCCGCGCCGCGCTCGGCCTCGATGCCGAGCAGAACCGGCTCGTGGAGCGCTACTACCGCGACTTCGTCCGCGCCGGCGCGCAGCTCTCGGAGGCGGACAAGACCAGGCTGAAGGCGCTGAACCAGGAGGAGAGCGGGCTCACCACGGAGTTCAGCAACAAGCTGCTGGCCGCGACCAAGGCCGGCGCGGTCGTGGTGGACGACAGCACCCAGCTGCGCGGCCTGGCCGCCCCGGAGATCGCCGCCGCGGAAGATGCGGCCAACCAGCGCGGCATGCCCGGCAAGTGGGTGCTGCCGCTGCAGAACACCACGCAGCAGCCCGCGCTTGCGTCGCTGCGCAACCGCGCCCTGCGCCAGCGCCTGTTCGAGGCGTCCACGCGCCGTGCGGACAAGGGCGACAGCACCGACACGCGCGCCATCGTGCGCCGCCTGGCGCAGCTGCGCGCCGAGCGGGCGCGCCTGCTGGGCTACTCCAGCTACGCGGCGTTCCGGCTGGACGACCAGATGGCGAAGACGCCCGAGACGGCCATCAGGCTGATGACCGACCTGGCGCCCGCCGCCACCGCCAAGGCGCGCACCGAGCAGGCCGACATGCAGCCGCTGCTCTCGCGCGACGTGCCGGGGGCCCGCCTGGCCGCGTGGGACCGCCAGTACTACTCGGAGCAGGTGCGCAAGGCGCGCTACGACCTGGACGAGTCGCAGATCAAGCCGTACTTCGAGCTGGACCGGGTGCTGAACGACGGCGTCTTCTTCGCCGCGAACAAGCTGTACGGGCTCACGTTCAAGGAGCGCAAGGACATTCCCGTCTACCACCCGGACGTGCGCGTCTTCGAGGTGTTCGACGCCGACGGCAGCTCGCTGGCCCTGTTCTACTGCGACTATTACAAGCGCGACAACAAGGGCGGCGGGGCGTGGATGGACAATTTCGTGGACCAGTCCGGCCTGTTCGGCACCAAGCCGGTGGTGTTCAACGTCGCCAACTTCCAGAAGCCGGCGCCGGGCCAGCCCGCGCTGCTCAGCTACGACGACGTGACCACCATGTTCCACGAGTTCGGCCACGCGCTGCACGGCATGTTCTCGCGGGTGCAGTACCCCACGCTGTCCGGCACCGCGGTGCCGCGCGACTTCGTGGAGTTCCCCTCGCAGTTCAACGAGCACTGGGCGCTGGAACCCAGCGTGTTCGCCAACTACGCCAAGCACTACCGCACCGGCGCGCCCATGCCGCGGGCGCTGGTGCAGAAGATCAAGGCAGCGCACACCTTCAACCAGGGCTACGCCACCACCGAGTACCTGGAGGCGGCGCTGCTGGACATGGCGTGGCACTCGCTGCCGGCCGACGCGCCGCAGCAGGACGTGGCCGCCTTCGAGAGCCAGGCCCTGGCGCGCTTCAACGTGAGCCTGCCCGAGGTGCCGCCCCGCTACCGCACGCCGTACTTCGCGCACGTGTGGGGCGGCGGGTACGCGGCGGGCTACTACGCGTACCTGTGGAGCGAGGTGCTGGACCACGACGCGTACTACTGGTTCGTGGAGCACGGCGGCGCCACGCGCGCCAACGGCCAGCGCTTCCGCGAGATGGTGCTGTCGCGCGGCGGCACGCAGGACGCGGCCACGCTGTACCGCAACTTCCGCGGGCGCGACCCCAGCGTGGAGCCGCTGGTGCAGGAGCGCGGCCTGAAGGACCCCGCCGGCGGCCGCGGCCACTGA
- a CDS encoding DUF1206 domain-containing protein — MKNARDVMHDAAPWVERLARLGYAARGVVYLIAGGATLRAAVRPGGQAADPEAALGMIASRPFGSVALAVVAVGLFGYALWAAAVAVLDSDRLGTSLDGWLDRAGWGISAVFHALLAAGALQLLRGHGGGQGDAAQQWSGRVLALPGGRWLLGAVGVGMVAAAVVQVYRAYRVRLGEHVHPGHAVKKDGRWLVPLGRVGIAAQGLVLGIVGWFVVHAALRHASSTARDMGGALQSLDDGGVSWMLGILAAGLIAFGAFQLLLVRYRRIRAL, encoded by the coding sequence GTGAAGAACGCCAGGGACGTCATGCACGATGCCGCGCCGTGGGTCGAACGGCTGGCGCGGCTTGGTTACGCCGCGCGCGGAGTCGTGTACCTCATCGCGGGTGGGGCGACCCTTCGTGCCGCGGTGCGCCCCGGCGGACAGGCCGCGGACCCCGAGGCGGCGCTGGGCATGATCGCCTCGCGCCCGTTCGGGAGCGTGGCGCTGGCGGTGGTCGCGGTCGGGCTGTTCGGATACGCGCTGTGGGCAGCGGCGGTGGCCGTGCTGGACAGCGACCGCCTGGGCACCAGCCTGGACGGATGGCTGGACCGCGCCGGCTGGGGCATCAGCGCCGTCTTCCACGCGCTGCTCGCGGCGGGCGCCCTCCAGCTGCTGCGCGGCCACGGAGGCGGCCAGGGGGACGCGGCGCAGCAGTGGTCCGGGCGCGTGCTGGCGCTCCCCGGCGGGCGGTGGCTGTTGGGTGCCGTTGGTGTGGGGATGGTGGCTGCCGCGGTCGTGCAGGTCTACCGCGCGTATCGCGTTCGGCTCGGCGAGCACGTCCATCCCGGCCACGCCGTCAAGAAAGACGGGCGGTGGCTGGTGCCGCTGGGGCGCGTGGGGATCGCCGCACAGGGCCTGGTGCTGGGAATCGTGGGCTGGTTCGTGGTGCACGCCGCGCTCCGCCACGCATCTTCCACGGCGCGCGACATGGGCGGGGCGCTCCAGTCGCTGGACGACGGCGGGGTGTCGTGGATGCTGGGTATCCTGGCCGCCGGCCTCATCGCGTTCGGCGCCTTCCAGCTCCTCCTCGTCCGCTACCGCCGCATCCGCGCGCTCTGA